The Solanum dulcamara chromosome 2, daSolDulc1.2, whole genome shotgun sequence region GTTCTTACAGGTTCTGTAGAGAACTATTAAGTCAAAAAACTCACAGCAATTCTCAATACGAAAACAATTTCCCATGGATAAGATGGAAAATAATTTCCTGCATTTGTACTGGATAATAATATTTGTTCTAGACAGCCTTGCAATCCAGTATCCAACCAAATAATTGATATTAATACTAAAAATGAAGTTCCCATCACTCTAAGAATAATACCAGGCTGCGTTTGGATCATCAGATCCTTGACAAAGCGGGGGAGCATCTTTTGATCTTTGTTCATAGCACTCATTGGAAGTAGGCTTGCGATATACAGCAACCCCTACTCCATTAACTCTGTCTTTGGTTTTTGAGACAAGTTCCCAGCACATTGCATTTGTCAACTTCTGCATGGCTGTCAAAATGCCAAAAACGGGCAGTCATTCAGCAAGACCAGTTAACCAAGTTATGGAAGAGTCAACTGAATAAGTTAAAGCAAAGTACCTTCCCAGATCTCAACATCTTCAGGAAGCTTTTGGTAAACAGGAGTAGCAGACCACACAAAAAGTCCACCAGGTCGAAGTACACGATTGAGCTCCAGGAGAAGTTTCCCCCCTACAGTTTGTTAGATCAAAAAAGTTTAATCTAAATCAAGTTACACAATTTCATCAGTTGTAAGACGAAATAATAGAGATAAACTGATTGCAGATATAGAAATATTTTCAGCGCTGGAAGTCCACACACGAGAACAACCTATGTTCTTCTCAAAGGTTCGACTACTGTAGAAGAACTTTACACTTAACCCTTTACGACTCTGAGCAATGAAAAGGCATCAGGAATGAGTAGAATGCAAAATCAAATACCTTCAATATGCCAAGGCACTCTGCAACGTGCACAATGAACAACGTCAAAGACTCGACTAGGAAAGGGTAGCCTCTTTGTACCCATGACAGCAGATATAGCAGGAATACCCCTCTCAAGAGCAAACTGAACCTGAGCTTCATGTTCATCTTTAGGAGCGAAAGACATGGCCAAAACATCTCTTTCGAAAAGATAACCCCCAAAGCTGGCAACCCCACATCCAACATCTAATATAACCCGAGTTCGCTTTCCCCAGGCAATTTCTGGAAAAGACTGCAAAAATAATGTAAAAGTTGTGTGAAACTAGCATAACTTGATCATTTGATGGATACAAGACATGATTTTACAATGTAAGAATCAAATGcacatgatttttattttttttgatatttgacAATGTGGGACGATACCTGAATAGGAAATTACCATTCTAACATTTCACTCTAACACTAAAACTCAACATTCTAACAGCATAAGTATCAAAAAGCCATGCAAGAATATTAAAGACCTTTATAAATTTGTTGATACACCAAGATTGTTTCATGGGATCTTTGTGCAGAGTTTTTGTTCCCGGATTCTGGTAACAATTCTTAATACATCAGTTCCTTCTCtctatatatctttttttttttgggggggggggggagtcaAGTAGTCAGTTCTATTATACACAAGAACCTGTCACTTCAGAATCCAAGACACCACATGTTAGTTAAGGGAATTAGAAATaggcaagacaatatataaAGAAGAGACATTGAACAATCCACTAAAGAGAACCAGCATGCACAAATCACAAACAACTGCAAGAACTGATATAGTATATGTATATCCTCTAATGATTTGAAGAAAAACAAACACACGCGCAAATGCAGAGCAAAGATAAATGCAAGTGCTAACCTGCTGTATGAAGTCAATATAGTGCAGAGCGCCATGCTTGAACTGGGTTCCCCCACCAGGGAAGGTAAGGTATTCACCACTAACTTTTACCCAATTTTGATGCCCTTTAACTTCTGCAAGCTTTGTATGGGGAACATTGTGGTACCATATCTGCAGGAAGGTAATACTTTTAACTTCaagaacaagtaaaaatgataCAATCACTTCAAACAGCATTCCAGAAATAATTTATCACCTTTTCCCTACTCGTAGGCCACTCAACTGAACGTTGATATCCTTCGGGAAGTGGAACAAGACAAGTTGGAGGATTATCTGGGCAGTGTCTCTCTCGGTGTTCATAATGTTTTGTACTTCTGAGTTTCCTAATTGATTCCAAATTATCAAGGCAAGGGATATAGTCTGGCCCAGCAGTGGAATTGCAAAGTTTCCAAATGTAGCTATTTTCTTTATCTGATCCCGAAGACTTCTGCATTTCCTTTTCATTCTTTGATTCTGACGCCTGAGTTACAAATGCCCCATTTTGAGTTGTAGTTTCATTCAAAAGGTCTGACTGAGTCCCCGAACTAAATACATCATTTAAGGACTGGTCCTTCTTCTCACCATCAGCCTTCTTATCAGAACCTTGGCCTACCTCCTGATCCTTTTTATTATTCAGTTCAGCTGAATTTTCTACTGATTTTTTCTCATCAGAACCTTCTTCGATCTCTTCTCCAACagatttattttcatttttctccCCAGCCTCGGAATCCTTATCATCTACTTTGTCTTGCCCATCTTCCTTTTTGTCATCTGAATTATCCGTCTCCTTCTCGGATTGAGTTTCTGACTTAGATTCTCCAGCATCCTCTTTCTGTTCTGTAGATTTCTCTTCCTGTTTCACTTCTGAGGTTGATTCTGTCTGTTGTGAATTAGAATGATTTTCTTCTTGACTAACTAAGGTATCCCCTTTTGTTGCATCCTCAGGTAAATCACCCAGGGTATCCTCAAATTGTTTTGATTTTCCCTCATCAGTTGGATTAATCTCATCACCAGCTTTGTTGTTACTCTCGTTGCCACCATTGGAACTCTCTTTACTTTCGGTTACCTGTGTTGACAGGTCATTCTTTTTCCCCTGTGAGGACAAATCTAGATTTTGGTCTGGAACAACAGATGATGACGTCATCATCCATACCCCAACTAAACATAGAGCTACAAATACCACTATAGTTACGGTGGAGCAATAATTAGACGACTTCCTGCCATCTACTCTAGAGTACTTTCCTAATGCCATTTTTTCGGGTAAATTCTATCAGTCCTTCACAATGTTCCTCTATTCACCTGAggtacaaaataaaaataataagagtaAAATCTTTGAatcactctcatgcattctGGCAACTTATCATGTTTGCAGACCAACTGTCATATTGAATTTTGTATATAGTATTGTCATATTGAATTCAAATCTATTACCTTATATATAGTACTCCATGTGATTCAATTTGTTtgtgttacttttctttttaatccatttcaaaaagaatgtctctttccttttttggcaTCTCTTTAGTTTTACCTTTTCACGTGACatatttaagatcacaagattcGAAAgtattctttatttcttaaaccAGACAATCGAAGTACACATTGAACTCTAAATCATCAttaattatctcttgatttcaattaGAGTATTAGAAGTATTGATAACACCAATAGATCTTAAAGGAAACAATTAAAACAATCACTTGTTAATGCAAAGGAAAATTGAGAGATCTAAGATGAAACTGACAAGTTACCATCTACATATATGGTCACAACGCCTAACCTCTGATCAAAAGATGCAAAGCAACAATCTTGtgattcaaattcaaattcaaatccaaacAGAAGGAAATGTATAAACCCATTTCGACAATACAAACAAAAGTGCATATAACAGCTGACCCATCTCAAAGAATTGCACGACTAACAGGAAAAAAGAGTCAGATCTGACGGGATAGCTCAAGATCAGGAAAATTTGAAAACGTACGTACACAAAATAGAGATctaaaaagtaaaaacaaaatAACTCCCATGTACCTTTTAGTAGCAGCTCGAAGAGCAGATCTGAGAAAAATGGAAGCTGTTACAAGTGAATCATAGTTTTGGGGTTCTGGGTATGTGAATTGTAGATACAGGAAGTGAGGGGAAATGGGGATAAATAAATAGGAGTTGGAACAGAGAGAAAGTAGTAGTAGACTAGGAGTGGTATAGCAGTAAAGGAAGAGTCGACGATATTCAcccattatttttaataatctcATGTAATAAATTTTATCATCAagattttccagatttttaaattaaattttttatataaatgaaGTCTTTTTAATAATGtgagtatatttttttattgtagtCTATAGTTTACCTCTAATAGTTAAAATTAttctattactttttttttatcctATTTCGTTGGAGATATTTTTCCAGTGAACAAAACAATAAACAACAATCATCCCAATTTTCATTTTCCTTTCTCACTTTCACAACATCATCAAATAGAtctaataacaataaataacgCAAGAATTAAATTGAAAAACCACCAAACTCTAATAAAAAATCACGAGCTCTATGCAAAATGGCGATGATTGGTTCTTATTCCTCTTtcatgttaatttttattttattttcagatTAAAACTTCATTGGCGTTCAGACCAGAAAAATTATATTCGACAATGGTTCATCTTCAGTGAAGTACATAAAGAGACAGTGGGAAATGTAAATTATTGTGACGTTGTTTGTTAATCACTCTAACATCGTGAGTTTGCCGAAGAAGATAAAGAGGacgaaaaatgatgaaatacgGTGACAATAATGGATTTATatggaaaaaatataaataaaaaaaaacattgatGGTTGCTTTGTGGGTTGTTCACCAGAGATGGTATGAAAATGGATGGATGGCGGTGCGACTAAGGTGGAGATGAGGGAGATGCGAGGCGGCTATTTTGGAGATCCGGTGAAGTTTCTCCAATAGTGGGTGGATTGCATGGTAGTTTATTTTTGGGTTGATTGAAGCTATTGGTGGTTCGACGGTAGTCTAGTGGTGGTGATTAACCGGAGAAAAAGAGATGAAGCTTTGAAAAGTTATGTCAAAAACTGCATTAAATTAAATGATAGTTGTAATACAATTCGAATTCAATATTATACGTTATTATGAATTCGATAgttgttattttaaaataaatataatacatttctaACAATGTAAACTAATTTAGGGAAGGTGGCTGCAAGAACAAGAATACGGTGACAATATTGGAAACTAGATGCGTAGTTGAAGCCGATTGAAGGGCAAATGAGAATTCCAATATACAATCTCATACTACATGCCTATTTACCAATAGGCAAAATTTCTATTATCTTTTTTCTCAATTTAAGTTTTTTCTTTCCTgttattttacctctttcctctaatagttttaaaattcaTGTTATCATGGTATATACTCTAAAGTTGGGCTTGTGCTCCTTCAGTAATCATGTGTAAGGTAAAAATAGGACTAAATATGTGGACGAATTGACACATGAAAGTcaatttgtatatattataGATATAGACTATGAGTGATGTGACTATGGGTGTAcattggttggtttgattttatgtattattagtttattttatctgtttttgatttttaaatacgcTAAATCAATAATCtaaccaataagatatttatATCGATTTTTAATCCTTAACGGTTCGATTTTCGATttaattaataagaaaatgTTCATTAAACAATTATATAACTTTTCCAACAATTTGGCGCGAGATGACAATAGTATAActtacaaaatgctcataaaataaatataatagtaGCTAACATGAAAAAAAACTATACAAGCACAATACAAATAGAAAATTAGGAGAATACGTGAATTGAAGACTAATAGACAAAAGTATTAACTAACAAGGTactgatattaatatttaatatttatgtaggAGTAAAGTAGTAAATTACTGTCGTCTTATTTACTATTGTCTAATTAGGGTTATCAATTTACCGAATCATCTACCTAGGCTCAACAATACCACTGTATCTAAGTTCCTAAATAATGGAGAATGGAATAAAGAGCAAgtgaggcaacatgcaccacaACACCTGATACAAAAGATCCTTAATTTTCCTATCAAGTATCAACCTGACCATCCAGATACAGCTTGCTGGAGGTTGACCTCAGAGGGAAAATTCACTTGTGTTTCAGCTTGGAACCAGATTAGGCAAAAAAGGAACAACACCATGACTGATAATAATAGATGGCACAAGAATATCCCTTTCAAgatatcttttcttgtttggagaacagtcagaagcaagttgcccacAAATAAAAGTATTGAACACTTTGGTCATACACCTGTTCAGTGTTCTTGTTGTTACAGGCCAGAATGGGATAATATAGATCACATATTTATCTCTGGACACATGGCTAGACACATATGGAAGTATTTTTCTGATTGTTGGGGTATACAACACAACAGTAGTCCTCTGAGGGGCAATTTGATGAAATGGTGGCTGGCTAaatcaaataatgaagtccataaactCTTATTGCAAActactcctatatttatttgttggaacCTCTGGAAGAACATATGTGCTAGCAAATATGGAGGCAAAAAGTCAAGCAGTACAAGAGTGAAGTTTTCAGTCATCAAAGAACTATATCCGCTGATCTTCACAGCATTCCCCTACCTTAGCTGGCCAAGTGATTGGAAGGAGCTAATATCTATGGTGGAAAGATGCAGCCATGAACTGAAAATCACACAAGTTAGTTGGCATAGACCTGCCTACAATGTGGTTAAGATtaatactgatggaagtgctttGGATAATCCTGAAAGAATTGGAGCTGGGGGCATCCTAAGAGATCACAAAGGAAAACTCCTATATGCTtttgctgcaccacttggagttggttctaacaaccaagctgaggtgCAGGCTGCATTAATGGGCATtacttggtgcattcaacatgcTACAGCAGGGTCCTATTGGAGGTTgattctgaattacttgtgaaatggctaaaacaagaAATCACACCACCCTGGACCATCAGGAACTATATCACAGACTTGCAGGAGCTGATCATAATACTGGATCTCTTtcaatgtaaacacatttataGGGAAGCTAACT contains the following coding sequences:
- the LOC129881188 gene encoding probable methyltransferase PMT26; this translates as MALGKYSRVDGRKSSNYCSTVTIVVFVALCLVGVWMMTSSSVVPDQNLDLSSQGKKNDLSTQVTESKESSNGGNESNNKAGDEINPTDEGKSKQFEDTLGDLPEDATKGDTLVSQEENHSNSQQTESTSEVKQEEKSTEQKEDAGESKSETQSEKETDNSDDKKEDGQDKVDDKDSEAGEKNENKSVGEEIEEGSDEKKSVENSAELNNKKDQEVGQGSDKKADGEKKDQSLNDVFSSGTQSDLLNETTTQNGAFVTQASESKNEKEMQKSSGSDKENSYIWKLCNSTAGPDYIPCLDNLESIRKLRSTKHYEHRERHCPDNPPTCLVPLPEGYQRSVEWPTSREKIWYHNVPHTKLAEVKGHQNWVKVSGEYLTFPGGGTQFKHGALHYIDFIQQSFPEIAWGKRTRVILDVGCGVASFGGYLFERDVLAMSFAPKDEHEAQVQFALERGIPAISAVMGTKRLPFPSRVFDVVHCARCRVPWHIEGGKLLLELNRVLRPGGLFVWSATPVYQKLPEDVEIWEAMQKLTNAMCWELVSKTKDRVNGVGVAVYRKPTSNECYEQRSKDAPPLCQGSDDPNAAWNVPLQACMHKVPVATSERGSQWPESWPARLSKSPYWLLSSQVGVYGKPAPEDFSADYEHWKHVVTNSYLNGMGIKWSTVRNVMDMRAIYGGFAAALRDLNVWVMNVVSVDAPDTLPIIYERGLFGIYHDWCESFSTYPRSYDLVHADHLFSKIKTKCGLPTIVAEVDRILRPGGKLIVRDKEETITELESMLKSMHYEISMTYSKDKEGLLYCQKTMWRPKDVETLTYVIA